The DNA segment GGGTACTCGGTACTGCAGCCGGTATCCATGGTCCAGCAGCAGGTGTGCAGCAACTAGCAGAAGGTGCCCGGTACGCGCTGCCCGGTGCCCGGTccttgctgtgcagcagccGGTATCCCGTACCCATTGCGCAGCAGCCGGCACCAGGGCCGGTACCCAGTGCGCAGCACCCGGTGCGCGATGCTCAAGTTGCCGGTGCGCGGTGCCCGGCGCCGGTTGCCCGGTTGCCGCCCCCAcaccgccccccgcgccgcccccggtgccgccccccaccgcccccggTGGCTCCCCGCCCCGTCCCGTGCGCTGCCGACGGAGCATGGCGGGCCcgagcggcggggcccggcggccgctgctgccgctgctgctgcgcccccgcccgccgccgccgccgcgcagcaCCCCGGGGCTGCCGCGCAGGACCGGGGGctcagcggcggcggcggcgggaccgGCGCGGCTGAAGGGACCGGAGGAGCtaccggggccggggctgctcCGGACTTTCGTCTGGCTCTTCCTGCGGGGCTACCTGCTGCACACGCACCGGCTCCAGGTGCGCCGGGgcagcccggcccgggggctgcggggggagggggagcgcGGGGGCCCTGCACGGGTGCGTGGGGGTAGGGGGGCTCCcgggtgggctgcagggagggtgctgtgcgcgggggcggggggctttGCGAGAAGGGGGAGTGGGTGCTTGCCGGGGGCAGGGTGAGATGGGCTCCGGGGTGGGGGAGCAGCCTACGAGTGATAGCGGGGAGCTGAGCGGGGGCGGCAGGCCAGGGGAGAAGAGGGGCTGGGTGGTGGGGAGCACCCCTGCACCgtggggtgatgctggggcCAGCAGTGGAACAGGGTGGCCCCAGGAGggtcctgccagcccagggctgctccaCCATCACTAAGCTGGCCACTTCACCATCCCTAAGCTGGCCAGGCAGCCGAGGGCGGAGGTTCAGAGGCAGCTCATGGGGCCCTGGCATCCCcgagcagccctggctgccctggctgtgacAAGCTGGAGGGGCCATGGCTtggggggcaggcagccagcagatgTTTGGGCAGATGGtacccaggcaggcaggggaggaacAGGCAgaggtgtttgttttcttctgtcaacATTTCTTCATACATCGGATGAAGCAAGAAACGGGCTTGGCTGGCTGTGAGCCAGGCAGCATCTTCCAGCACCCTGGAGCTCTGACCGGCCGGAGGAGCATGCAGGATGAGGCCTCCCCAGCACCGCAGAGCACCAGGCACTGCTGTTTGGAGAAGGGGCTGAGGGCAGCGGGGTCCCAAGGAGCGGACACGGGagcttcctgctgctccctgctgcccttggGGCCCTGAGCACAGCCCAGCTTTGCGGACAGATGCCTGCATGTTCTGGAGGTGCCTTTCCCCAGGTCCCGGCAGCTCTGGCttctctcagccctgctctccaaGGCCTGTGCCGTGTCGGGTCCCGGCTGCTAGCAGATGCTGGTGGGCAGGCTTCAACCTGAGCCATGGCTGCCCGCGGCCCCACACAGCATGTTCGCCCGGCGAGCTGCCTGCGGCACCGGGGCAGCCATCCCTCCCCCTCTTCCTGCCACCATGCGCGAGGAACATCTCCCCGCGGTGACGAATCCAGCTGAATCCGGGCGCAGGCTGCGATGCAGTCAGTCACCAAGGGAGATTGTACCACGTGCATCCCCGTAGCCGCGGGGAATGGGGACCAGGGCTTCCCTGCTTGGtcccccacagctccccaggctTGGCCCCGCTCTGCAGGGGCTCTGGCAGTGCCGGGTAGGATGGACAGCAGCCCTTAGACATGGCCCTGTGCAGATCCGCTTGCAAAAGGGTGCCCAGCTGCACCTGAGGCGTACGCTTGGGGGTCACAGTGCTCCCCAGTGGGGAGGCAGGCATGGCTCTCTTGGGTGCAGCCAAGGAGGGGGAAgatgcagctggcagagcccagagcAGGTCTGATGCTGGTGGATGTCCCCTAACTGGCTTGTGAGCCTGTGGCCCCAGGGCCATGCCCCGGGGGTGGTAGCCTGCCCTTGGAGCAGCCCAGTCCTGCCCCAGCCTGACACTGCCCTCCCACTGCTGATCATTAACCACCTTTATCAGGTGGCGGGTTCAGGGACGCATGCAGGTACTCTTGTCCCTGGGTTGATCAGAGCTGGGGCTATGCTGGAAGCAGCAGGGCTTGGACCTGCTGACAGCGACTGCAACAGCCTTGCATCTCAGCAAAGCCCTGTGCCTGGAAGttgcccctgtccctgctgtcccctcttGCTGTCGCTTCCCCAGAAGACCTGCCAGACCCTCTGTGCATCTCTGGGGTGGGTGAGGGATGtgtcagcctgtgccaggggtCGGTGCCTAGTGTGCATAGTGCTGGCAGAGGACATGTGCCTGGAGACACCAGCTCAAGCCATCTGCAAAGCTCTTCAAGGATGGTGCCAGCTTGGGGGCTCAGAGGCGGGTGCTTGGGCCCAGTTGGCGCTGAGGGGTCCCTAGGGTAGGTGCAGAGCATGCTGGACACAtgcagggcagcactggggcagggagaggtgatCAAGCCCCAGTGCTGGCCCTGTCCCATTcaccctgctgtgctctggTGCATCACAGCTGATGTCCCGGCGCATTTATGGCCCTATATGGAGGTCAACCTTCGGGCATTACGAGAACATCAACATTGGGAGCCCAgtggtgctggagcagctgctacGGCAGGAGGGCAAGTACCCCATGCGGAGCGACATGGCCCTGTGGAAGGAGCACCGGGACACGCGGCGCCTGCCCTATGGACCCTTCACCGAGTGAGTCCTGCCCGGGCTGcgctctgcagggcagcaggtggCTCCTGTCCCTTCCTCAGGTGTAGGGCCCAGGTGGCAGCTCGCATTGCTCCCTCTCCTGCAAGCAGCATGTGCTCCCCCAAGCAGAAGGGCATGGCCATGGTGGGTGGAAAGACCTCCGGGGTGGTTTCAGCCTGGCATTAGGAGGATGCACCCGGGGACTGGGAAACTGCTGCCAGCCACTGCCCTCTGCCCGACTGTgcccccagcactgagccccaTCCTCACACAGGGAAGGGGAGCGCTGGTACCGCTTGCGCCAGGTCCTCAACAAGCGGCTGCTGAAGCCCTCGGAGGCCGTGCTGTATGCGGATGCCATCGGGGAGGTGGTGTCGGACCTGATGGTGCGGCTGCGGGCTGAGCGGAGCCTCAGCCCCTccggggtgctggtgggggacGTGGCCAACCTGCTGTACCGCTTTGCCCTGGAAGGTAGGGGGGTCCTCCCCctcacccctgccctgcctcgCTCTTCCCATCCCCACGGGTGTCTGGATGCAGCCTGTCTTCCACAGGGATCTCCTACATCCTCTTTGAGACCCGCATTGGGTGCCTGAAGCAGCAGGTCCCAGCTGAGACCCAGCGCTTCATTGACTCCATCAACCTCATGTTCAAGAACTCCATCTTTGCCACCGTACTGCCCCGATGGAGCCGCAAGGTGCTGCCCTTCTGGGACCGCTACCTGGACAGCTGGGACACCATCTTTGCCTTCGGTGAGCAGTGATGATGGGGGCCCAGCACAGTGGGATCAGACTCCCTAAGGACCTTCAAAAGTGGGGCAGTCAACAGCCATGAGTCCTTTTGGCCACCCTCGCTCCATTAGCGCTGGGTCCTGCTATCTGTCCCTGCAGGCAAGAACCTGATTGACCGAAagatggaggagctggaggggcaggTGGAGCGAGGCAAGGAGGTGTCTGGCTACCTGAGCTACCTGTTGGCCAGCGGCAGGCTCAGCCTGGACGAGGTCTATGGCAGcgtggctgagctgctgctggctggcgTGGACACGGTGAGGGCCAGGCATCTACTGCCAGGCGATCTTCACTGAGCTCTGTGCCAGGGTGAGCCATGGGGCTCAGCcgtgctccccagcccctgcgaGCTCTGGGCtggtggctggggagctggtgcCCCACAGGGGCAAACCCTCAGGGACTGGTCAATACAGACCCTGTCctctgttgtgctccctgcctcagtttcctctgTGCTCACTGCCCCTCACCCCTGGCTTCCTTGAGCACCAAAGCAGGAGCTGTGTGGTGCCACACTGGTGCCACGCTTGGCACAAGGCTCCTCGGGTGCCAGCCCCATCTCCCTCACTCCCCTTGGTGCTCCACTCCTCCAGACTTCCAACACACTGTCCTGGGCCCTGTACCACCTCTCTCGGGACCCGGGCATCCAGGAGACCCTGTACCAGGAGCTGAAAGCCGTCGTGCCTGCTGACCGGTTTCCTGGTGCTGAGGATATCCCCAAGATGCCGATGCTTCGGGCTGTTATCAAGGAGACACTGAGGTACAGCCTAGCcttgcccctgccccagggtccTGGTCACTGACCCCTTCCCCAGGGGCAGTCCTTTCTCCCCCACTCTTCAGAGATGCACCAGCCAAGCAGAGTGCAGGGCTGGATTTCAGTCCCTCGGGGCCACATCCATCCACCTGCTCCCTGGGGAGAgagacagagctgctgagcagcggGAGATGCTCCTCCTTGTCCTGCCTGTGGTCCTCTCCCTCTGGGGTCCCCAAATGGGTCCTGCTTCCCCACTCACTCTCCCCATATCCCAGGGTCTACCCCGTGGTGCCCACCAATGCCAGGGTCTTCTATGAGAAGGACATTGTCATCGGAGACTACCTCTTCCCCAAAAACGTGAGTGGGGACCGTGATGTGGGGACCCCTTCTGTGCTCAGTGGGGGCCAGACGGGGGTCATTAATTCCCTCGCTTCTTGCCCTGCAGACCCTCTTCGTCCTGGCACACTACGCAATGTCCCACGACGAGACCTACTTCCCTGAGCCTGAGCGGTTCCTGCCCCAGCGCTGGCTCCGGGGCCACGGctccccccaccaccccttCAGCTCCATCCCCTTTGGCTATGGGGTCCGCGCTTGCGTCGGCCGCCGCATCGCCGAGCTGGAGATGCACCTGGCCCTCGCTAGGGTGAGTAGGGGCCCCCCACCCTGGGTAACTCGCCACAAGCTGGGATGGGGGCCCTGCAGAGTCCTCGAGGCACTGCCACCCTGCTTCTCCCCACAGATCATCCAGGCATTCGAGGTGCGGCCAGACCCCCGCGGTGTGGAGGTGACATCTGTGTCCCGCATCGTCCTGGTGGCCGACAAGCCCATCAACCTGGAGTTCATTGCTCGCCCAGGGGCCCCTTGAACGCGTGTTCACCCCCCCACCCTAGGTGCCAAGTGGGGACCCTTGCTGCCCCAtgaggaggggcaggaaggcaaacccaccccagcacccatcccctgcccagcctgggccAGGGGGCTTCCAGCCCCACTGTGGGGAAGTGTGGGGGGATGAGGGATGCCCCCAAATTGCCCCTGGGGCACTAGTATCTCCCTACCCCAAATCAGCAGGAGGCTTGGGGAACTGCTGTGCCTTTCACACATCACGAGGGGTTGTGTCCCCCCATCCCGTGCCCACTTGGGCTGTGTCAGGAACCTGGGACCtgtgctggggcgggggggaggtggggagggggcttgcAGCCGTTCTGTGTCTCCTTCGTCCTGTTCTTGTGTAGCTGCGTGTGGATCTGTGCCTGGAGCCAGGACATCTGGGTCCTCTCTGAACAGCTGACCTTGGCCTCAGCcatttctctgtgcctcagtttccccctgcctcccaggGGCAGGTCAAGCGCTGTCCGGGGTTTGGGGTTTGCGCCTCGTCCCGAGGGGGGGAGCCAGCACTGGTCCCAGGCTAGCAGAGCAGTAGCACAGCATGTCCCTGTGATGGGGAAGGGGCCTGTCACCACCCAGCTCTGGTATCgtgtgccctggcagggccAGCCAGCGCAGGAGGGGTGTTCAGCACCCGGGACCTTTCGCTATCAGCCGTTATTTCGCCAAGATGCTGATACGGGGTCATGGGAATGGGGACAGGACTCACtcccagggaagcaggcaggggaggatCAGCTCAGCTCCCCCTGTGCCCAGGCAGGGACATGAGGCTGATACCCAGGGCCATTGCAAGGGCTCAGACCCAGGCTCCTGGAAGGCTGGGGTGTGGGGCACCCTAAGAGTGAACCCCCTTCACCTTCCTGCTGCTTGGGGATCCTAGCTGGGCTGCAGTAAGCAGCAGGCAGAAACCTGGCTGGCACCAAGGCTGCCATCCCTGGGGTGTCCCCGAGGGGACCTGCACACTAGTGCCATAGTGGCGCTACTGAGGCTACATGCCCCACGTCCCCATCCCCCTGACTCTACCCACATGGGTTGAGGTGCCACCCTGTGCCCATGGCATGTGCCATGCCTCACTGGCATCCCACGctggctcccccagccctgccaagccaCCGGCACCCCCTCTCCAGCCCAGGTCTCTCCAGAGGAGCCATGCCCAGCTGCACCCCAGAAATGCAAGGCACGGttcctggaacaggctgctttgTTACAACAAGGCTGAACAGaccagcaaataaataaatacacccCACCCACCCCGAAATGTGCACAGGGTCCCCGTGCAAGTGCCCGTCCTGGCGCCAGCCCCGGTGCAGGCTGCGCCTTTGCCAGGAACCTCCAGCCCCGTGTGACCTGACAATAAACAAGCCCGTGTGTGCAGCTGAGCCTATGCTACCGGCACCAGGCACCGCTGGCAGAACCATGCTCGCTGGGTGGGGAGCCACGGCCAAAGCCCTCAAATgtggcagcaggatgggaacGGGGTGGCCGAGTCCCCTGGGCTGTGTGGGTCTCGGTGTCCACCTGCGGGCATGGCACAATACCCATCGAACATAACTGTGCTTGCTGATGGGAGGCACTGCCAGGcccccttttccctgctccctgcttccccgTAGCCAGCAGCACCTGGCCCTGGACTCAAGACGAGCCCCAGGACTGGGTTGGGCAGGCAGGTCCTCCTCATGGAGAGCTTCCAGGGCCCAAACATCCTTCCACGGCTCCAGGGCCACGCAAGATGCCCCTGAGTCTCATGAGATGGCGGGACTTCCCTGGTGTCTTCAGAGCAAGGATTGGTCAATGCCTGCAGGATGAGAGAGTGTGCAAGGCCATAACTCCCTGGCAGGGacaggtgctgggctgggcaccCGGTGGCGTGGCCCTCTGATCTGCTCCCGCAGACAGTGGGGTCTCACCTCTATCCCTGGCTTGGATGCCAGCCCTGGGGTAGGGGTGGAAGGGACTGTCCTGGAGTGGGACATCTGGATGGCCACCCCATAGGCCAGGGATGAGCTGAGCTAAGGCACCGtgatggggaagggagggggtaGCTGTCCCATGTCTGGTGTGGTTAACACACACACCATGCCCAGTACCCTTCTGTGTGGAGGaactgggcactgctggggtaACTGGTGGGCATGGGGCTGTCCCAAGCCCATTCCCTaacaccaccccaaaaaaacatttgggaagcagctgggcACTGGGGCCAGCTCCACCCTTCCCAGTTCACCCCTAAATGGGTGCCACAGTGGATGCCAGTGCTGTGCCACCCGTTGCCAGTCAGGACTCACCAGGCAGTGGGAGAGCAGAGCCAGATGCAGGCAGCCGGGCAGTGTGGTCCCGGTGCAGCCCAGGAGTGAGTCCCGTCCCTGGAGCAAGCAGTTTTGGGGCTGCAGCGGGTAGAGGGGCTGGAGGGCTCTGCCACCCATGGCCTGTGCATCAGCCATGGTGTGCACGGGGCTAGTGGTGGCCAGCATATCCAGGGCGTGTGAGTGCAGGTCTGTCCCTTCTTTGTCCCCTGAGAATGGTACTG comes from the Falco peregrinus isolate bFalPer1 chromosome 8, bFalPer1.pri, whole genome shotgun sequence genome and includes:
- the LOC101912381 gene encoding sterol 26-hydroxylase, mitochondrial, with product MAGPSGGARRPLLPLLLRPRPPPPPRSTPGLPRRTGGSAAAAAGPARLKGPEELPGPGLLRTFVWLFLRGYLLHTHRLQLMSRRIYGPIWRSTFGHYENINIGSPVVLEQLLRQEGKYPMRSDMALWKEHRDTRRLPYGPFTEEGERWYRLRQVLNKRLLKPSEAVLYADAIGEVVSDLMVRLRAERSLSPSGVLVGDVANLLYRFALEGISYILFETRIGCLKQQVPAETQRFIDSINLMFKNSIFATVLPRWSRKVLPFWDRYLDSWDTIFAFGKNLIDRKMEELEGQVERGKEVSGYLSYLLASGRLSLDEVYGSVAELLLAGVDTTSNTLSWALYHLSRDPGIQETLYQELKAVVPADRFPGAEDIPKMPMLRAVIKETLRVYPVVPTNARVFYEKDIVIGDYLFPKNTLFVLAHYAMSHDETYFPEPERFLPQRWLRGHGSPHHPFSSIPFGYGVRACVGRRIAELEMHLALARIIQAFEVRPDPRGVEVTSVSRIVLVADKPINLEFIARPGAP